Proteins found in one Actinokineospora alba genomic segment:
- a CDS encoding SEFIR domain-containing protein, which produces MTNGNHSAREPEDAAPRVFVSYSHDTPEHQQQVHRLATFLRMRMGLDVHVDLWYDNVRRDWSLWAVEQLSEADFILVIASPKFKQRADGMAAPHEGRGAQFEAAILRDNLTRNLKEQTERILPVVLPGRSVEEIPTFLNAYSTTRYEIREFTEDGVADLIAAITGEGRHKMPERGIWRGNAQAIAATPVTGALTVARMHWLLSTPDVRLGDAVFEGVRYADSIVMRPSSMSTEAIGFLDVDLGGRFQTMRSAIGVLDDASERSQVGLFRVHVDGVVQLQRQVSHGKPDLIKVDVAGALRLRLEMSRPWITVAGDLAERSSRLPELAWGTPTLR; this is translated from the coding sequence GTGACCAACGGGAACCACTCCGCTCGGGAACCCGAGGATGCGGCGCCACGCGTGTTCGTCAGCTATTCCCACGACACGCCCGAGCATCAGCAGCAAGTACACCGACTGGCGACATTTCTCCGCATGCGCATGGGCCTCGACGTGCACGTGGACCTCTGGTACGACAACGTCCGCCGCGACTGGTCCCTCTGGGCGGTCGAACAACTCTCCGAGGCCGACTTCATCCTGGTGATCGCCTCACCGAAGTTCAAACAGCGGGCGGACGGGATGGCGGCACCGCACGAGGGCCGGGGGGCTCAGTTCGAGGCCGCCATTCTGCGCGACAACCTCACCAGGAATCTCAAGGAGCAGACCGAGCGGATCCTCCCTGTGGTGCTCCCTGGCCGCTCGGTCGAGGAGATCCCCACCTTTCTCAACGCATATTCCACCACCAGGTACGAGATCCGGGAGTTCACCGAGGACGGCGTTGCCGACCTCATCGCGGCGATCACCGGAGAGGGCCGCCACAAGATGCCCGAGCGCGGCATCTGGCGCGGCAACGCCCAGGCGATAGCGGCGACACCGGTGACCGGAGCGTTGACCGTGGCGCGAATGCATTGGCTGCTCAGCACTCCGGACGTCCGGCTGGGCGACGCGGTCTTCGAAGGGGTGCGGTACGCCGACAGCATCGTGATGCGGCCGAGTTCGATGTCCACCGAGGCCATCGGGTTCCTCGACGTGGACCTCGGCGGCCGGTTCCAGACGATGCGCTCGGCGATCGGGGTGCTCGACGACGCCTCCGAGCGGTCGCAGGTCGGGCTCTTCCGGGTCCACGTCGACGGGGTGGTGCAGTTGCAGCGCCAGGTGTCCCACGGCAAACCGGACCTCATCAAGGTCGACGTCGCGGGCGCGCTGCGGCTGCGGCTGGAGATGTCAAGGCCCTGGATCACCGTCGCCGGCGACCTGGCCGAGCGATCGTCGCGGCTGCCGGAGTTGGCGTGGGGCACCCCGACCCTGCGCTAG
- a CDS encoding helix-turn-helix domain-containing protein, translating into MRQFGPELRQWRIRRGHSLSEFARMTGYTKGHLSKIENNKHTPSSQVINTYDRALHANGELIAQFTAHRAQPAHRSTLPTVTRHFVGHGPKLDLLAGVIVAPRDSRVLVITGLGGSGKTTLAIMAARRVQPSFPDGTLFVDLRGYSTEAPLTAADTAYRLLRQLATDVKVIPADPDDRTRMVRQILSTRQVLVVLDNARSTDQVSPLLPEGSSSRVIVTSRHHLAALDEAIRVPLGMLDDPDAIALFRAICGERPSVDDDAVVRLVRRCGGLPLAIRIAASRFATGSWTMARFVALLDHGATVLTALNDGERSVTGALELSYSTLAPRERKLLALLTIHPYGPIAQWSAEAWLDLGGEPVDEVLDRLHDANLITRDEHGDIGVHDLVRAFAVRHAASEVSEQDRQTATSRLIDLALGTVVAADRLIEPHRHLSTTPPLPARLPFQDADTARTWLRAWWPMVAGVVELAAGESRCWHLALALRGFFFADRLFEPWVSTHRTALSTAEATGDQTAQAMILNSLGMAHVEIGELAEAADAHQRAQIAYAAIDDRRGEIDAQSSLAWVRLYQGRADEAITDLDIALAYYRSNDLIRNTVIALRGLAFASTAAGRHEAAADYAREAAARAQQPLDAAMGKNCLAWVDFHADRLDDAARHYSEAVELASRADSRYEMTRAFLGLGNVESRQGRSSRADDLWRHADDQAVWVNPATVVEATARHALDPRNSR; encoded by the coding sequence ATGCGTCAATTCGGCCCGGAACTGCGCCAATGGCGAATCCGGCGCGGTCACTCGCTTTCCGAGTTCGCCAGGATGACCGGCTACACCAAAGGTCACCTGAGCAAGATCGAGAACAACAAGCACACCCCGTCATCCCAAGTGATCAACACCTACGACCGCGCGCTGCACGCCAACGGGGAGTTGATAGCCCAGTTCACCGCACACCGTGCTCAGCCCGCCCATCGCTCGACCCTTCCGACCGTCACCCGCCACTTCGTCGGCCATGGGCCAAAACTCGACCTGCTCGCCGGCGTCATCGTCGCCCCGCGGGACAGCCGCGTGCTCGTCATCACCGGACTCGGGGGCTCGGGCAAGACCACACTCGCGATCATGGCCGCGCGGCGCGTTCAGCCGAGCTTTCCCGACGGCACCCTGTTCGTCGACCTGCGGGGCTACTCGACCGAGGCCCCGCTGACGGCCGCCGACACGGCGTACCGGCTGCTCCGCCAGCTCGCAACCGACGTCAAGGTGATCCCGGCCGACCCGGACGACCGGACCCGGATGGTGCGACAGATCCTCTCCACACGCCAGGTTCTGGTCGTGCTGGACAACGCGAGGTCCACCGACCAGGTCAGTCCGCTGCTGCCCGAGGGCTCGTCCAGCCGGGTGATCGTGACCAGCCGCCACCACCTCGCCGCCCTCGATGAAGCGATCCGCGTGCCGCTCGGGATGCTCGACGACCCCGACGCGATCGCGCTGTTCCGCGCGATCTGCGGTGAGCGTCCCTCGGTTGACGACGACGCGGTGGTGCGGCTGGTGCGCAGGTGCGGCGGCCTCCCGCTGGCGATCCGGATCGCGGCGTCCAGGTTCGCCACCGGATCGTGGACCATGGCCCGATTCGTCGCGCTCCTCGACCACGGCGCCACTGTCCTGACCGCGCTGAACGACGGTGAACGCAGCGTCACGGGCGCGTTGGAGCTGTCCTACAGCACTCTGGCGCCCCGTGAGCGCAAGCTGTTGGCCCTGCTCACCATCCACCCGTATGGTCCGATCGCGCAATGGTCCGCCGAGGCCTGGCTCGACCTGGGCGGCGAACCGGTCGACGAAGTGCTCGACCGGCTGCACGACGCGAACCTGATCACCCGCGACGAGCACGGCGACATCGGCGTGCACGACCTGGTGCGGGCGTTCGCGGTGCGCCACGCCGCATCCGAGGTGAGCGAACAGGACCGCCAGACCGCGACGTCGCGGTTGATCGACCTCGCGTTGGGCACCGTGGTGGCCGCCGACCGCCTGATCGAGCCGCACCGCCATCTCTCGACCACACCGCCTCTTCCCGCGCGACTCCCGTTCCAGGACGCGGATACGGCGCGGACGTGGTTGCGGGCATGGTGGCCCATGGTCGCGGGCGTGGTAGAGCTGGCCGCCGGGGAATCCCGGTGCTGGCACCTCGCTCTCGCCTTGCGGGGGTTCTTCTTCGCCGACCGCCTCTTCGAGCCCTGGGTCAGCACCCACCGCACCGCCCTGTCCACCGCCGAGGCCACCGGCGACCAGACCGCCCAGGCGATGATCCTCAACAGCCTCGGGATGGCACATGTGGAGATAGGCGAGTTGGCCGAGGCCGCCGACGCGCACCAGCGCGCCCAGATCGCCTATGCGGCGATCGATGACCGGCGCGGGGAGATCGACGCACAGTCCAGCCTCGCCTGGGTGCGGCTGTACCAGGGCCGTGCCGACGAGGCGATCACCGACCTCGACATCGCGCTGGCCTACTACCGGTCGAACGATCTCATCCGCAACACCGTGATCGCCCTGCGCGGGCTGGCGTTCGCCTCGACGGCGGCGGGCAGGCACGAGGCTGCCGCCGACTACGCCCGCGAGGCGGCGGCTCGCGCCCAGCAACCGCTGGACGCCGCCATGGGGAAGAACTGCCTAGCCTGGGTCGACTTCCACGCCGACCGCCTGGACGACGCCGCCCGCCACTACAGCGAAGCCGTCGAACTCGCCTCGCGGGCGGACAGCCGCTACGAGATGACTCGCGCCTTCCTCGGTCTGGGCAACGTCGAGTCACGTCAGGGTCGCTCGTCCCGTGCCGACGATCTGTGGCGGCACGCGGACGACCAAGCGGTCTGGGTCAACCCGGCCACTGTCGTCGAGGCCACCGCCCGCCACGCCCTCGACCCCCGAAACAGCAGGTGA
- a CDS encoding DUF6119 family protein yields the protein MESHAPAPESTRTANLYRLRTDVAFANCWARPKDSAADTYVAEPVDALGDEAMLVAGSPAPTRVAWVPLIAGLTGTSLDFWGGQSSAILFVRVGSNAFALTFGGGWRMLRSSAIDHDFGLNLALRVLDSAAVRTISRTYFSSKARVDRNTVPGGTSLWSFGIREHAELVGQIAGRIRSPESLRISQVRKTERRITIDCTTRVRLPIPSDRANLIDDLREISRVLGSAPSPDLEPLTWISRVPSDADFLPEAWAQVGRDLRDHADSVSIAYPSAYHAGPDIVTYRGKVGQNAIDTRELTLADIRDGLVGKDTDAYTHVLKSGHITGYSEEDHPLGDDVNALHWLTAQVDLADGKRLVLLDGHWYDLTDRYRGYVDRVIDAAFRPDPPWRLPDWRETADTAATRDEQAYNLHVGTLEGFLCLDRNLLRPTGRQGFEACDLLGPNQELIHVKRVSSRTGSGPLSHLFAQGIVAVENLVEKSTWDMFVDRVTELDPSRAKALGDRPSAVVYAIHRGDRPLSKDSLFSFAKAELASATMIFQRLGIPMWISVIP from the coding sequence ATGGAGAGCCACGCGCCCGCCCCCGAATCGACTCGAACGGCCAACCTCTACCGGCTGCGCACAGACGTCGCGTTCGCGAACTGCTGGGCTCGCCCGAAGGACAGCGCCGCCGACACCTACGTGGCCGAACCAGTCGACGCGCTCGGCGACGAAGCCATGCTCGTGGCGGGCAGCCCGGCGCCGACCAGGGTCGCGTGGGTACCACTGATCGCGGGTCTGACCGGCACATCACTCGACTTCTGGGGCGGCCAGTCCTCGGCGATCCTGTTCGTGCGCGTCGGCTCAAACGCCTTCGCGCTCACGTTCGGCGGCGGCTGGCGCATGCTGCGCTCCAGCGCGATCGACCACGACTTCGGGTTGAACCTGGCCCTGCGGGTGCTCGACTCGGCCGCCGTCCGAACCATCAGCCGGACCTACTTCAGCAGCAAAGCCCGCGTCGACCGGAACACGGTTCCCGGCGGCACCTCGCTCTGGTCGTTCGGCATCCGCGAACACGCCGAACTGGTGGGCCAGATCGCAGGAAGGATCAGGTCGCCGGAGTCACTGAGGATCAGCCAGGTCCGCAAAACGGAGCGTCGCATCACAATCGACTGCACCACACGCGTTCGGCTACCCATACCGTCGGACCGGGCGAACCTCATCGACGACCTCCGCGAGATCAGCCGGGTCCTGGGCTCGGCACCGTCGCCAGACCTGGAGCCGCTGACCTGGATCAGCCGCGTCCCGTCCGACGCCGATTTCCTCCCCGAGGCGTGGGCACAGGTGGGGCGCGACCTGCGCGACCACGCGGACTCGGTGAGCATCGCCTACCCCTCCGCGTACCACGCCGGGCCGGACATCGTTACCTACCGCGGCAAGGTCGGCCAGAACGCGATCGACACCCGCGAGCTGACTCTCGCCGACATCCGCGACGGGTTGGTGGGCAAGGACACCGACGCCTACACCCACGTACTCAAGTCCGGACACATCACCGGCTACTCCGAGGAAGACCACCCCCTCGGCGACGACGTCAACGCCCTGCACTGGCTCACCGCCCAGGTCGACCTGGCCGATGGCAAGCGCCTGGTCCTGCTCGACGGCCACTGGTACGACCTCACCGACCGGTACCGCGGCTACGTCGACCGCGTCATCGACGCCGCCTTCCGGCCCGACCCGCCGTGGCGGCTACCCGACTGGCGGGAAACAGCTGACACCGCGGCCACACGTGACGAGCAGGCGTACAACCTGCACGTCGGCACGTTGGAGGGCTTCCTGTGCCTGGACCGGAACCTGCTCCGTCCGACTGGGAGGCAAGGTTTCGAGGCCTGCGACCTGCTGGGGCCGAATCAGGAACTGATCCACGTCAAACGAGTGAGCTCTCGGACCGGGTCCGGCCCGCTGAGCCACCTGTTCGCCCAGGGCATCGTCGCCGTGGAGAACCTGGTCGAGAAATCCACGTGGGACATGTTCGTCGACCGGGTCACCGAGTTGGATCCCAGTCGGGCCAAGGCCCTCGGCGACCGCCCGAGCGCGGTCGTCTACGCCATCCACCGCGGCGACCGACCGCTGAGCAAGGATTCGCTGTTCTCCTTCGCCAAGGCCGAACTCGCCTCGGCGACGATGATCTTCCAGCGGCTCGGCATTCCGATGTGGATTTCCGTGATCCCGTAG
- a CDS encoding ATP-binding protein, which yields MGALSRPNVSGTDLAALFDALHNLHHRAGWPSLRDMAKELGCSRTTVLAAFSEPRLPKWGLLELIVETLGGDVERFHELWLAAGTPDRSGTSSTTPPLTAQPTTVGPRELPGDVRGFVGRAAELATLDHLTEQARTGQAMVAALISGTAGVGKTALAVHWARRAACQFPDGQLYLNLRGYDPDEPMSTAVALERLLRTLGLSGADIPSDVAERAARFRTLTDRKRILVVLDNAHRPDQVHDLLPGSEGCVVLVTSRDTLPALVARYGAVRISLGRLPPAEAFSLLRGLIGPRAAAEPASAAVLARRCARLPLALRLVAELAVSRPALPLAELVAEMEDESRRLDLLSAGDDEHTAARAVFAHSLRHLTGDAANAFALLGLHRGADIDLAAATALFGVDPAAARTIQSRLARAHLIEEVGADRVAMHDLLRAFAAERAEGLAEPVRAGALTRLLDHYLDSATDARDRGFPSPGGEAITSRFADAPAAVRWFDAERANLLTAARLAATTSPGHTVGLSRALAAYLDAHSHYHDAHSLHDLARSVARASGDRAGEATTTGLFATACGRLGDNREALRHHQMALEMHRETGDRRGEGAALHGLALACWRLGRYREAFRHVGAALEVYRETGDRAGEGRALYALGLAHLQLGRYPDALRTHEQALAVHCEIGDRRGEGRTRNNLGMVYERLARDDDARTQFAAALAIAAEVGNRVGEAVALGNLADLKRKHGHHADAERDYRHVLVLFQELDYRVGQAETMRGLGVVAHRTGRLDEAVHLLDEAVSLAHDLGDATAETYALLDLGLALHDLGRSADAVQRHVAALALTEDTADPYARAEVLTGSALVLRDIGDTAAARRALEQAYTAYSRLGLTKCGEVRSLLAELDDAMA from the coding sequence GTGGGCGCGCTGTCTAGACCGAACGTGTCGGGCACGGACCTTGCGGCGCTGTTCGACGCGCTCCACAATCTGCACCACCGGGCGGGGTGGCCCAGCCTGCGGGACATGGCGAAAGAACTGGGCTGTAGCCGGACGACCGTGCTCGCCGCGTTCTCCGAGCCCAGGCTGCCGAAATGGGGCCTGCTCGAGCTCATCGTGGAAACGCTGGGCGGCGACGTGGAGCGGTTCCACGAGTTGTGGCTCGCGGCAGGCACGCCGGACCGATCAGGCACCTCATCGACCACCCCGCCGCTGACCGCCCAGCCGACCACTGTGGGGCCGCGGGAGCTGCCTGGCGACGTGCGCGGGTTCGTCGGCCGTGCGGCGGAGTTGGCGACGCTGGACCACCTGACCGAGCAGGCACGGACCGGACAGGCCATGGTCGCCGCGCTGATCTCCGGCACGGCGGGGGTCGGGAAGACGGCACTGGCCGTGCACTGGGCCCGCCGGGCTGCCTGCCAGTTCCCCGACGGCCAGCTCTACCTCAACTTGCGCGGCTACGACCCGGACGAACCGATGTCCACCGCTGTGGCGCTGGAGCGGCTGCTCCGCACGCTCGGCCTCTCCGGTGCCGACATCCCGTCGGACGTGGCCGAGCGGGCCGCCAGGTTCCGGACCCTGACGGACCGCAAACGGATCCTCGTCGTGCTCGACAACGCGCACAGACCCGACCAGGTTCACGACCTGCTGCCCGGGTCCGAAGGCTGTGTCGTCCTGGTCACCAGCCGCGACACCCTGCCCGCTCTGGTCGCCCGATACGGCGCGGTCCGGATCTCCCTCGGCAGGCTCCCCCCAGCGGAGGCGTTCTCGTTGCTGCGCGGGCTCATCGGACCGCGCGCTGCCGCCGAGCCCGCGAGCGCCGCGGTGCTGGCGCGGCGGTGTGCGCGGCTACCGCTGGCGTTGCGGCTGGTCGCGGAACTGGCCGTGAGTCGTCCAGCCTTGCCCCTCGCCGAGTTGGTCGCCGAGATGGAGGACGAGTCACGTCGTCTCGATCTCCTCAGTGCGGGCGACGATGAGCACACGGCCGCGCGCGCGGTGTTCGCGCACTCGTTGCGGCACCTCACCGGCGACGCCGCGAACGCGTTCGCGCTGCTCGGCCTGCACCGGGGGGCTGACATCGACCTGGCCGCGGCCACCGCGCTGTTCGGCGTCGACCCGGCGGCCGCCAGGACGATCCAGAGCAGGTTGGCACGAGCTCACCTGATCGAGGAGGTGGGCGCGGACCGGGTGGCGATGCACGACCTGCTCCGCGCGTTCGCGGCTGAACGGGCCGAGGGGCTGGCCGAGCCGGTGCGGGCGGGGGCGCTGACCCGCTTGCTCGACCACTACCTGGACTCCGCGACCGATGCCCGCGACCGAGGGTTTCCGTCCCCGGGTGGCGAGGCGATCACGTCCCGGTTCGCCGACGCCCCGGCGGCCGTGCGGTGGTTCGACGCGGAACGAGCGAACCTGCTGACCGCCGCGCGGCTGGCGGCGACGACGTCACCCGGCCACACGGTAGGGCTGTCCCGGGCGCTCGCGGCGTACCTGGACGCGCACTCGCATTACCACGACGCGCACTCCCTGCACGACCTGGCGCGATCGGTGGCGCGGGCATCCGGTGACCGCGCCGGGGAAGCCACGACAACCGGTCTGTTCGCCACCGCGTGCGGTCGTCTCGGCGACAACCGTGAGGCGTTGCGCCACCACCAGATGGCGCTTGAGATGCACCGCGAGACCGGCGACCGGCGCGGCGAGGGCGCCGCGCTGCACGGTCTCGCGCTGGCGTGTTGGCGCCTGGGCCGCTATCGCGAGGCGTTCCGCCACGTCGGTGCCGCGCTGGAGGTCTACCGCGAAACTGGTGACCGCGCCGGGGAAGGCCGGGCGCTCTACGCCCTCGGCCTGGCCCACCTGCAGCTGGGCCGGTACCCCGACGCACTTCGGACACACGAGCAGGCGCTCGCCGTCCACTGCGAGATCGGGGACCGCAGAGGCGAGGGACGTACCCGCAACAACCTCGGCATGGTGTACGAACGGCTTGCCCGCGACGACGACGCCCGCACGCAATTCGCCGCCGCCCTGGCCATCGCCGCGGAAGTCGGCAACCGCGTCGGCGAAGCAGTGGCGCTGGGGAACCTCGCCGACCTCAAACGGAAGCACGGGCACCACGCGGACGCGGAACGCGACTACCGGCACGTCCTCGTTCTGTTCCAGGAGCTCGACTACCGAGTCGGCCAAGCCGAGACGATGCGCGGTCTCGGTGTTGTGGCGCACCGGACCGGCCGTCTCGACGAGGCCGTCCACCTCCTGGACGAGGCGGTCTCACTCGCCCACGACCTCGGCGACGCCACGGCCGAGACCTACGCGCTGCTCGACCTCGGCCTGGCCCTGCACGACCTGGGCCGATCCGCCGACGCTGTCCAACGGCACGTCGCGGCCCTGGCCCTCACCGAGGACACCGCCGATCCGTACGCCCGGGCCGAGGTGCTCACCGGATCCGCGCTGGTACTCCGCGACATCGGCGACACTGCCGCGGCCCGTCGTGCCCTGGAACAGGCGTACACCGCGTACTCCCGGCTGGGGCTGACCAAGTGCGGCGAGGTTCGTTCCCTGCTCGCCGAGCTCGACGACGCCATGGCGTAG
- a CDS encoding S8 family peptidase — MATRDPALDPRLGDLVDKLTEPGLLDDDLDAGRVRVQSVEHEKVLTVRVLVKVSGAPPHVPGSTWIPLAAGIHAVEVPVAELRRLAAHPTVDYVEASQPYAPQLDTALGETGVDLLHQPAAPRPALTGKGVVVGVIDSGMDYTLDDFRDADGRSRVAFLWDQTEEPAAGEHAASPWGLGVEYDAAALDLALKHDDPFNVAHHQPEPSSHGTHVAGIAAGNGRSADAQFPAGKFVGAAPEATIVFVQPQPARAGSFTDSWTVAAAVSYIYAKADELDLPCVINMSLSRNGGSHDGASLVERVIDSLVEAQSGRAFVHAAGNGHVWDNHASGTLAAGATRTLSWQVGGGLELPGGAVPAAPDPSLNELELWYSSNDSFHVRLISPTGASTVAFAPGDRDFHTFADGTTALVDSEQFSALNGDARVFIRVERGTAPAVTSGKWQVEITAAEIREGRFDAYIERDARERGVQHMQSFFPTPDFDGEQTLGTPATSRTGIAVANYDHRTTMIQDASSRGRTRDGRAKPDVAAPGVRIMSACSMGGRPTEAGAVHPMRVPKTGTSMSAPHVAGIIALLLQRRPGLTSEQIRSILVASARQVDGVAVFDQAWGHGRVDAVEAVRLLG, encoded by the coding sequence ATGGCAACCCGCGATCCCGCACTGGATCCACGACTCGGCGACCTGGTCGACAAGCTCACCGAACCCGGCTTGCTCGACGACGACCTCGACGCCGGGCGCGTGCGGGTCCAGTCGGTCGAGCACGAGAAGGTCCTCACCGTGCGCGTGCTGGTGAAGGTGTCCGGCGCGCCACCCCACGTGCCCGGCAGCACGTGGATTCCGCTGGCCGCGGGCATCCACGCCGTCGAGGTCCCGGTCGCCGAGTTGCGAAGACTCGCCGCCCACCCCACGGTGGACTACGTCGAGGCCTCGCAGCCCTACGCGCCGCAACTGGACACCGCGCTGGGCGAGACCGGTGTCGACCTGCTGCACCAGCCCGCGGCGCCGCGTCCGGCACTGACCGGCAAGGGTGTGGTGGTCGGGGTGATCGACAGCGGCATGGACTACACCCTCGACGACTTCCGCGACGCCGACGGCCGCAGCCGGGTCGCCTTCCTCTGGGACCAGACCGAGGAGCCAGCCGCGGGGGAGCACGCCGCGAGCCCATGGGGCCTCGGCGTGGAGTACGACGCCGCCGCGCTCGACCTCGCCCTCAAGCACGACGACCCGTTCAACGTCGCCCACCACCAGCCCGAGCCGAGCAGCCACGGCACCCACGTGGCGGGCATCGCCGCGGGCAACGGCCGCAGCGCGGACGCGCAGTTCCCTGCGGGGAAGTTCGTCGGCGCCGCACCGGAGGCGACGATCGTCTTCGTGCAGCCCCAGCCCGCCCGCGCCGGGTCGTTCACCGACTCGTGGACCGTGGCCGCGGCGGTGTCCTACATCTACGCCAAGGCCGACGAGCTGGACCTGCCGTGCGTGATCAACATGAGCCTCTCGCGCAACGGCGGCAGCCACGACGGCGCGAGCCTGGTCGAGCGGGTCATCGACAGCCTGGTGGAAGCCCAGTCCGGTCGGGCCTTCGTGCACGCGGCAGGAAACGGCCATGTCTGGGACAACCACGCCTCGGGCACGCTCGCGGCGGGCGCGACCCGCACACTGAGCTGGCAGGTCGGCGGCGGTCTGGAACTGCCCGGCGGCGCCGTGCCCGCCGCACCCGACCCGTCGCTCAACGAGCTGGAGCTCTGGTACTCCTCCAATGACAGCTTCCACGTCCGGCTGATCAGCCCGACCGGCGCGTCGACCGTTGCCTTCGCGCCGGGAGACCGGGACTTCCACACGTTCGCCGACGGCACGACCGCGCTCGTCGACTCCGAGCAGTTCTCCGCGCTCAACGGCGACGCCCGCGTGTTCATCCGGGTGGAACGGGGCACGGCGCCCGCGGTGACATCGGGGAAGTGGCAGGTCGAGATCACCGCCGCGGAGATCCGCGAGGGCCGCTTCGACGCCTACATCGAACGCGACGCACGCGAGCGGGGGGTGCAGCACATGCAGTCGTTCTTCCCCACGCCCGACTTCGACGGCGAGCAGACCCTGGGCACCCCCGCCACGTCGCGCACGGGCATCGCGGTGGCCAACTACGACCACCGCACGACGATGATCCAGGACGCGAGCAGCCGCGGGCGCACCCGCGACGGCCGGGCGAAGCCGGATGTCGCCGCCCCCGGTGTGCGGATCATGTCAGCCTGCTCGATGGGCGGACGTCCAACCGAGGCGGGCGCGGTGCACCCGATGCGGGTCCCGAAGACCGGCACCAGCATGAGCGCGCCGCACGTCGCGGGCATCATCGCGTTGCTTCTGCAGCGCAGGCCGGGCCTCACCAGCGAGCAGATCCGATCGATCCTCGTCGCCTCGGCCCGCCAAGTCGACGGCGTTGCCGTGTTCGACCAAGCATGGGGCCACGGCCGGGTGGACGCCGTCGAAGCCGTGCGGCTTCTCGGCTGA
- a CDS encoding NmrA family NAD(P)-binding protein, giving the protein MLARFGGADEPTGTIVVDRPDLRAPNSRPSTSEVGSVRTATRMFPVSRSRGGYRNRAAVDEFQPGVPGRPVWTGETWLDLDLGRCTRVVSSNGETGGFPMTQPRILVTGATGNVGGAVVAQLHAAGIPVRALVRGEAHFPEGVRAVRGDLGDPASLEEALEGVDSVFLVWPFLSAEGASDVIDAIGKRARRVVYLSSEGVGSKSEEPGEAITMFHTELERLIEASGLEWTALRPTGFASNTLGWADEVRATGVVRAPFAGLARPLIHEADMAAVAVEALTTDALLGTRPVITGLELVTQKRQVALISAAIGRPVRFEEVSLDEAVEQMKAAGYPAELVEAVVPAQAEMLANPEPVNDEVERITGTPPRSFRQWAVDHAADFR; this is encoded by the coding sequence ATGCTCGCCAGATTCGGCGGAGCCGACGAGCCAACCGGCACCATCGTCGTCGACCGCCCTGACCTGCGCGCCCCCAACTCGCGGCCATCGACCTCGGAGGTTGGATCAGTGAGGACCGCGACTCGCATGTTCCCGGTATCTCGGTCACGCGGCGGGTATCGAAATCGCGCGGCGGTGGACGAGTTTCAGCCAGGGGTTCCAGGGCGTCCTGTGTGGACCGGTGAAACGTGGCTTGACCTCGACCTTGGTCGATGTACGAGAGTTGTGTCATCGAACGGCGAGACAGGGGGATTTCCGATGACACAGCCCAGGATTCTGGTGACCGGCGCGACTGGAAACGTTGGGGGTGCGGTGGTGGCCCAGTTGCACGCGGCGGGGATACCCGTGCGGGCGCTGGTGCGTGGGGAGGCGCACTTCCCGGAGGGTGTGCGGGCGGTGCGCGGCGATCTTGGTGATCCCGCGTCGCTGGAGGAGGCTTTGGAGGGTGTCGATTCGGTCTTCCTGGTGTGGCCGTTCCTGAGCGCTGAAGGCGCGTCGGATGTGATCGACGCGATCGGGAAACGCGCACGGCGGGTGGTGTACCTGTCTTCTGAGGGGGTGGGGAGCAAGTCGGAGGAGCCGGGTGAGGCGATCACGATGTTCCACACGGAGTTGGAGCGCCTGATCGAGGCATCGGGTCTGGAGTGGACGGCGTTGCGGCCCACCGGGTTCGCGAGCAACACGCTGGGTTGGGCGGACGAGGTTCGCGCCACCGGTGTGGTGCGGGCGCCGTTCGCGGGGCTGGCCCGCCCGCTGATCCATGAGGCGGACATGGCCGCGGTCGCCGTTGAGGCATTGACGACGGATGCCCTTCTCGGTACCCGTCCCGTGATCACCGGGCTGGAACTGGTCACCCAGAAGCGGCAGGTGGCGCTGATCAGTGCGGCGATCGGACGGCCGGTGCGGTTCGAGGAGGTCTCACTGGATGAGGCGGTCGAGCAGATGAAGGCCGCCGGGTACCCGGCGGAGCTGGTGGAGGCGGTGGTGCCCGCCCAGGCGGAGATGCTCGCCAATCCGGAGCCGGTCAACGACGAGGTGGAGCGCATAACCGGCACCCCGCCCCGTTCCTTCCGGCAGTGGGCGGTAGACCACGCGGCGGACTTCCGCTGA